The proteins below are encoded in one region of Fulvia fulva chromosome 9, complete sequence:
- a CDS encoding Ecp10-2, whose protein sequence is MKFTICLVLSAFSSLVAGQWVCFVVAGTNGACRERDIFTCDASTPCKNTGDKCEVLDRIGGLAKCST, encoded by the exons ATGAAGTTCACAATTTGCCTCGTCCTTTCAGCATTCAGCTCACTCGTTGCTGGTCAG TGGGTCTGTTTTGTGGTTGCTGGCACAAATGGCGCATGCAGAGAGAGAGATATCTTTACATGCGATGCG TCAACTCCTTGTAAGAACACTGGGGATAAGTGTGAGGTGCTTGATAGAATCGGCGGACTGGCGAAATGCTCTACCTGA